From the genome of Silurus meridionalis isolate SWU-2019-XX chromosome 12, ASM1480568v1, whole genome shotgun sequence, one region includes:
- the fam222bb gene encoding protein FAM222B, translated as MLACLPVSAPSLQLLTHTQMNTGLQKWDTTQKMRSAQYPTPAELDAYAKKVANNPLTIKIFPSNVKVPQRKHLRRTVNGLDTSSQRYSPYPTQVSTRTGLLAIVKVPVKRILEHPQVRFLPEITMNPQNGPYGTPSTLNLPQTISCMQALSQPQLLAQKNITHSQSLQNQKHLFHSQSMQAQKPHPRSQSLQPQQPLPHARSMQEQKTVPHPPRLLQQQSLGHQQAVHPGLPRHQTVQQHVLMQQQSGPQNLHHRPEMPQSAGLQHSHSFSHSQSIPQTPGPGLPAPNNAMSGAKLPDADAPPNVTVSTSTIPLSMAASLHQKQPSDLSSIVHQISRFCQARASASATSVCEGQIANPSPISRNLLIDASSRVCAHNPLPSCALASTADKAGLTLPNMAPMNMRHAYDIKQQPPQNHLAQQHAWNQQLSHLQSLTDNPQKNPARDGTAGPGFPSKNMSYAQDVCIGQSFNLKAPVDKPTPSPPVTAMSGAVNYTNGHYMPPPWNGILPTPNSDGSGSQEMGVPFHTGIPGASIENRTRACPTGHLNLMPPIEYLGGEFQAPCFREQNTGMMVKMSRAQESNDSRSVHIHHPGYR; from the exons ATGCTGGCCTGTCTGCCGGTATCAGCCCCCTCTCTCCAGCTTCTCACCCACACGCAGATGAACACTGGACTTCAGAAAT GGGACACTACACAGAAGATGCGATCTGCACAGTATCCCACGCCAGCAGAGTTGGACGCCTATGCTAAGAAAGTTGCAAACAACCCGCTGACTATAAAAATCTTTCCCAGTAACGTGAAAGTACCTCAGAGGAAGCACCTGCGCCGAACAGTGAACGGTCTCGACACCTCTAGCCAGCGCTACAGCCCCTACCCTACTCAGGTCAGCACCAGGACTGGGCTTCTGGCCATCGTCAAAGTCCCCGTTAAAAGAATCCTGGAGCATCCTCAAGTCCGCTTCCTCCCCGAGATCACCATGAACCCGCAGAACGGACCTTACGGCACTCCAAGCACTTTAAACCTGCCTCAGACTATTTCCTGCATGCAGGCTCTTTCTCAACCACAACTTCTGGCTCAGAAGAACATCACCCATTCTCAGAGCCTGCAGAATCAGAAGCACCTCTTTCATTCTCAGAGCATGCAAGCCCAGAAGCCCCATCCACGCTCTCAGAGCTTGCAACCTCAGCAGCCCCTTCCACATGCCCGGAGCATGCAGGAACAGAAGACCGTGCCTCACCCTCCCAGGTTACTACAGCAGCAAAGCCTGGGCCATCAGCAAGCAGTCCATCCTGGCCTGCCTAGACACCAGACTGTGCAGCAACATGTCCTCATGCAGCAGCAATCAGGTCCTCAGAACCTCCATCACCGGCCTGAAATGCCTCAGTCAGCTGGCCTGCAGCACTCACACAGTTTTTCCCATTCTCAGTCCATTCCTCAAACTCCTGGCCCAGGCCTTCCTGCACCTAACAATGCCATGTCTGGTGCCAAGCTCCCTGATGCAGATGCCCCACCTAATGTAACTGTGTCTACCTCAACCATCCCTCTGTCTATGGCGGCCAGCTTGCACCAGAAGCAGCCCAGCGACCTGAGCAGCATTGTTCACCAGATCAGCCGTTTCTGCCAGGCACGCGCTAGTGCCAGTGCCACATCAGTGTGTGAAGGCCAGATTGCCAACCCAAGCCCCATCAGCCGCAACCTGTTGATTGACGCCAGCTCTCGAGTCTGTGCTCACAACCCGCTGCCCTCCTGTGCCCTTGCCAGCACCGCCGACAAAGCTGGATTGACGCTGCCCAATATGGCTCCCATGAACATGAGACATGCTTATGATATAAAACAGCAGCCGCCTCAGAACCACTTAGCACAGCAGCATGCCTGGAATCAGCAGCTGTCTCATCTCCAGTCTCTCACAGACAACCCACAGAAGAATCCAGCCCGAGATGGGACAGCAGGGCCTGGCTTTCCCAGCAAGAATATGAGCTATGCTCAGGATGTGTGTATAGGCCAGTCGTTTAATCTGAAGGCCCCTGTCGACAAGCCGACACCATCACCACCCGTCACTGCCATGTCCGGAGCTGTGAATTACACCAACGGGCATTACATGCCACCACCATGGAATGGCATCTTGCCTACACCCAATAGCGATGGCTCAGGGTCTCAAGAGATGGGTGTTCCGTTCCACACGGGCATCCCTGGGGCGTCCATAGAAAACAGGACTCGAGCATGCCCTACGGGCCACTTGAACCTGATGCCACCCATTGAGTATTTGGGCGGAGAATTCCAGGCGCCGTGCTTTCGAGAGCAGAACACGGGCATGATGGTGAAGATGAGCAGGGCTCAAGAGTCAAATGATAGTCGCAGTGTGCACATTCACCACCCAGGGTACAGATGA